One region of Sphingomonas abietis genomic DNA includes:
- the metK gene encoding methionine adenosyltransferase, whose amino-acid sequence MRSDYLFTSESVSEGHPDKVADQISDAVVDLFLSKDPEARVACETMTTTNKVVLAGEIRCKGVFENGHWAEGALEEIEAAARATVKRIGYEQSGFHWQTFEFENNLHAQSAHIAQGVDESGNKDEGAGDQGIMFGYATDETPDYMPATLYYSHRILEKMAEDRHAKAVSFLEPDAKSQVTLQYEGGVPVRATALVVSTQHAPGYFYDGNEGSPELYKELRDYVVGVMTDVLPDGFITGETKIYVNPTGRFEIGGPDGDAGLTGRKIIVDTYGGASPHGGGAFSGKDPTKVDRSAAYIARYLAKNVVAAGLAKRCTIQLSYAIGIAEPLSIYVDTHGTGTVDEAKIEALLPQLVRLTPKGIRTHLGLNKPIYQASAAYGHFGRKADGDFFSWEKTDLVDQLKAAL is encoded by the coding sequence ATGCGCAGCGATTATCTCTTCACGTCCGAGTCCGTCTCCGAAGGCCATCCCGACAAGGTTGCCGACCAGATCTCCGATGCGGTCGTTGATCTGTTTCTTTCCAAGGATCCGGAGGCGCGAGTCGCCTGCGAGACGATGACCACCACCAACAAGGTGGTGCTGGCCGGCGAGATCCGCTGCAAGGGCGTGTTCGAGAACGGCCATTGGGCCGAAGGCGCGCTCGAGGAGATCGAGGCCGCGGCCCGCGCCACCGTCAAGCGGATCGGCTATGAGCAGTCCGGCTTCCACTGGCAGACCTTCGAGTTCGAGAACAACCTCCACGCCCAGTCCGCGCACATCGCGCAGGGCGTCGACGAGAGCGGCAACAAGGACGAAGGCGCCGGCGATCAGGGCATCATGTTCGGTTACGCGACCGACGAGACGCCCGACTACATGCCGGCCACCCTCTATTATTCGCACCGCATCCTGGAAAAGATGGCGGAGGATCGCCACGCCAAGGCGGTGTCGTTCCTCGAGCCCGACGCCAAGAGCCAGGTGACGCTGCAATATGAAGGCGGCGTGCCGGTGCGCGCCACCGCGCTGGTCGTCTCGACCCAGCACGCGCCCGGCTATTTCTACGACGGCAACGAAGGCTCGCCCGAGCTCTACAAGGAGCTGCGCGATTACGTCGTCGGCGTGATGACCGACGTGCTGCCGGATGGCTTCATCACCGGCGAGACCAAGATCTACGTCAACCCGACCGGCCGCTTCGAGATCGGCGGGCCGGACGGCGACGCCGGCCTCACCGGCCGCAAGATCATCGTCGACACCTATGGTGGGGCCAGCCCGCATGGCGGCGGTGCGTTCAGCGGCAAGGATCCGACCAAGGTGGACCGTTCGGCCGCCTATATCGCGCGCTACCTCGCCAAGAATGTGGTCGCGGCCGGGCTCGCCAAGCGCTGCACGATCCAGCTGTCCTACGCGATCGGCATCGCCGAGCCGCTGTCCATCTATGTCGACACCCATGGCACCGGCACGGTGGACGAGGCCAAAATCGAGGCGCTGCTGCCCCAGCTGGTGCGCCTGACGCCCAAGGGCATCCGCACCCATCTCGGCCTCAACAAGCCGATCTATCAGGCATCGGCCGCCTATGGCCATTTCGGCCGCAAGGCCGATGGCGATTTCTTCAGCTGGGAAAAGACCGATCTGGTCGATCAGTTGAAGGCCGCGCTCTGA